A single genomic interval of Peribacillus sp. FSL H8-0477 harbors:
- the glyS gene encoding glycine--tRNA ligase subunit beta: MSKRDLLIEIGLEEMPARFVSASIAQLSDKIQKWLNENAIEFGDVTLYSTPRRLAVMVTDTAESQRDIEEEAKGPAKRIALDAEGNWSKAAIGFTRGNGLTVEDIYFKEINGVEYVHVNKFTKGQPTIQLLPELKSIITGMTFPKNMRWADQELRFIRPIKWLTALFGQDIIPFEIAGVETGRETKGHRFLGGNVFIEAPKQYEAAMKQEFVIADANVRREMILEGIKKIEEEKGWIIPVDEDLLEEVNNLVEYPTVLFGSFEEEFLELPQEVLITSMKEHQRYFPVKDKDGNLLSFFVTVRNGDDRHLDKVSKGNEKVLRARLSDAAFFYKEDQKKDIADALKKLDNIVYHEEIGTLSEKTNRVKKLTELLADRLNLTEEKTYAVRAAEIAKFDLVSQMVYEFPELQGYMGEKYALLKGEPKEVAAAINEHYMPRHADDAVPPSTIGAVLSLAEKLDTITSFFAIGTIPTGSQDPYALRRQASGIVQILLEKKWALSLEEILEIALAEIKGSDFMKQSSEEVLKELLNFFRARIKHALSDVGIRYDVIDALIHGEIGQLAKLAERAAVLDEQKDNSDFKQILEAVSRVMNIAGKCETPVAVDPALFENEYERALYETFIKVSASYAKTSDEKEHFTLLSSLQKDIENYFEHTMVMADDAAVRNNRLSLMKEISNLAASFAAMNKIITA, translated from the coding sequence ATGAGTAAACGTGATCTTTTAATTGAAATTGGCCTTGAAGAAATGCCGGCACGATTTGTATCAGCTTCTATCGCACAGCTTTCAGATAAAATTCAGAAGTGGTTAAATGAAAATGCCATTGAATTCGGAGATGTGACCCTTTATTCAACCCCACGTCGTTTGGCTGTGATGGTTACAGATACTGCTGAATCGCAACGCGATATAGAGGAAGAAGCAAAAGGGCCAGCGAAAAGAATTGCTCTTGACGCAGAAGGAAATTGGTCAAAAGCGGCGATTGGCTTTACTAGAGGAAATGGTCTAACGGTGGAAGATATTTATTTTAAAGAAATAAACGGTGTTGAGTACGTGCACGTGAATAAATTTACGAAGGGGCAGCCAACCATCCAACTGCTTCCTGAACTGAAATCAATTATTACGGGCATGACATTCCCTAAAAACATGCGTTGGGCTGACCAGGAGCTCCGCTTTATCCGTCCAATTAAGTGGTTGACCGCTCTCTTTGGTCAAGATATTATTCCGTTTGAAATCGCTGGTGTTGAAACAGGACGCGAAACGAAGGGGCATCGATTCCTGGGTGGAAATGTCTTTATTGAAGCACCAAAACAATATGAAGCCGCTATGAAGCAGGAATTTGTTATTGCAGATGCGAATGTCCGCCGTGAAATGATTCTTGAGGGCATTAAAAAGATAGAAGAAGAAAAAGGCTGGATTATTCCTGTTGACGAAGATCTTCTAGAAGAAGTAAATAATTTAGTTGAATATCCTACTGTTCTTTTCGGTAGTTTTGAAGAAGAATTTCTTGAGCTCCCACAAGAAGTATTAATTACTTCAATGAAGGAGCACCAACGTTACTTCCCAGTCAAAGATAAGGATGGAAACCTCCTGTCCTTCTTCGTTACGGTTCGTAATGGAGATGACCGTCATCTAGACAAGGTATCAAAAGGGAATGAGAAGGTACTAAGAGCGCGCTTATCGGATGCTGCATTCTTCTATAAGGAAGATCAGAAAAAGGATATTGCTGATGCTTTGAAGAAATTAGATAACATCGTCTATCATGAGGAAATTGGTACGCTTTCTGAAAAAACAAATCGTGTCAAAAAACTGACAGAACTGCTGGCCGATCGATTGAATCTTACAGAGGAAAAAACGTATGCTGTTCGTGCAGCTGAAATTGCGAAGTTCGATTTGGTAAGCCAAATGGTGTATGAATTCCCAGAGCTTCAAGGATATATGGGAGAAAAATATGCCTTGTTAAAAGGTGAACCTAAAGAAGTAGCAGCGGCTATTAATGAGCATTATATGCCAAGACATGCTGATGATGCTGTTCCTCCTTCAACGATTGGTGCTGTGTTAAGTCTTGCGGAGAAGCTGGATACCATTACTTCTTTCTTTGCAATTGGTACAATCCCGACGGGTTCTCAAGATCCTTACGCACTAAGACGTCAAGCTAGTGGAATCGTTCAAATTTTATTAGAAAAGAAATGGGCGCTTTCGCTTGAGGAAATCTTGGAGATAGCACTTGCGGAAATTAAAGGATCAGATTTCATGAAACAAAGTAGTGAGGAAGTTCTTAAAGAGCTGTTGAATTTCTTTAGAGCCCGCATTAAGCATGCACTTAGTGATGTTGGTATTCGTTATGATGTGATTGATGCACTGATTCATGGTGAGATTGGACAATTAGCTAAACTTGCTGAACGTGCAGCTGTTCTTGATGAACAAAAAGACAATAGTGACTTTAAGCAGATTCTAGAAGCGGTCAGCCGGGTTATGAACATCGCAGGTAAATGTGAGACGCCTGTAGCAGTGGATCCTGCGTTATTTGAAAATGAATATGAGCGGGCCTTGTATGAAACGTTCATTAAGGTATCTGCTTCCTATGCGAAAACAAGCGATGAAAAAGAACATTTCACACTTCTTTCGTCGTTACAAAAAGATATTGAGAATTATTTTGAACACACGATGGTTATGGCTGATGATGCAGCGGTACGTAATAATCGGTTGTCGCTTATGAAGGAAATTAGTAATTTAGCTGCAAGTTTTGCAGCTATGAATAAAATTATCACGGCATAA
- a CDS encoding diacylglycerol kinase family protein: MGYPGRDRRHPLYKSFVFAFQGIFESMKTERNLQIHFTVAVIVVFFGFFFKLSTVEWLFVLLAIAGILTLELLNTAVERVVDLATDQVHPLAKQAKDFAAGAVLIYAIFSVIIGLLIFVPKIIDYLDQSISL, encoded by the coding sequence ATGGGCTATCCAGGTAGAGATAGACGACACCCGCTTTATAAAAGTTTTGTGTTTGCCTTTCAAGGGATATTTGAGTCCATGAAAACGGAAAGAAATTTACAGATTCATTTCACCGTCGCTGTGATTGTCGTATTTTTTGGTTTTTTCTTCAAGCTTTCGACCGTTGAGTGGTTGTTTGTATTGCTTGCCATTGCGGGAATTCTCACGCTTGAATTACTTAACACGGCAGTAGAACGAGTCGTGGACTTGGCGACAGACCAAGTTCATCCGCTGGCTAAGCAGGCGAAGGATTTCGCAGCAGGTGCGGTTTTGATTTATGCGATATTTTCTGTCATTATAGGGTTATTAATCTTTGTACCAAAAATTATTGATTACTTGGATCAATCAATAAGTCTTTAA
- the ybeY gene encoding rRNA maturation RNase YbeY, whose translation MKVVIDFLDETNEVSEAAIMLVDNILQFAAEAESIEEGSELSVSFVDNARIQEINKEFREKDAATDVISFAMEEMGEDELAIVGADMPRVLGDIIISIERTKEQAAEYGHSFDRELGFLALHGFLHLLGYDHMTKEDETVMFTKQKDILAAYGLSR comes from the coding sequence ATGAAGGTAGTTATTGATTTTTTAGATGAAACCAACGAAGTATCGGAAGCAGCAATCATGCTCGTAGACAACATACTTCAATTTGCAGCTGAAGCAGAGTCAATCGAAGAAGGAAGCGAGCTGTCTGTTTCCTTTGTTGACAATGCTCGTATTCAAGAAATCAACAAGGAATTCCGTGAAAAGGATGCAGCCACAGATGTTATTTCCTTTGCAATGGAAGAAATGGGAGAGGACGAGTTAGCGATTGTTGGTGCTGATATGCCAAGGGTTTTAGGGGATATTATCATCTCAATCGAACGAACGAAGGAACAAGCGGCTGAATATGGACATTCCTTTGATCGTGAACTTGGCTTTCTCGCGCTGCATGGTTTCTTGCATTTATTAGGATATGACCATATGACTAAAGAAGATGAAACAGTCATGTTCACTAAACAAAAGGATATCTTAGCGGCTTATGGGCTATCCAGGTAG
- a CDS encoding HD family phosphohydrolase yields the protein MGNVQRYLAKVKELLGNRLFKLLLFLLVGVFSYIMMVSNVTPEKINVKLLEPAEQTIRATKTVEDTYQTELEKDEVAKQVPDAYTLKKEYAQNKVDLISSIFDSGLEVKKEIEDEDVEKAKESIPEQAESLKEKLTEEVANDLSDSVFTSLVKASEQELRISKDLTITVINKVMTSSIPSNEVENAKRRAEEDLKLTSLTKEMKRTSIELARYAIIQNYFFDQEKTEEQRRKVIESVEPVKILQGQIIVEEGQLVDREIYRQLELAGFLNAEDSVLPFLGLALFIFVLMGGFYYYFRSPDAVKTSQSNQMLIFIITFMITLGTMKIISMVEELKYGEISFFFPIAMAVMLVRILLNERYAIAMAVILAGFGTILFNVHIPGNLNFSVGLYFLLSGISAIIILSKRNFQAKLLQAGLLLSGMNIVILFAILLITNGHYSEIEYLFYVLGAGISGIGSSILTIGLLPFFEAGFGILSSLKLIELSNPNHPLLRKILTDAPGTYHHSVMVANLAESACEAIGANGLLARVGCYYHDIGKTRRPQFFIENQLNQDNPHDKLPPGTSKDIIIAHAVDGANMLRKAKFPTEIVDIAEQHHGTTLLKYFYHKVCKDGVEINEAEYRYPGPKAQTKEIAVIGIADSVEAAVRSMNHPTQEKIEELVKQIINDRIHDKQFAECDITMRELSIVQDSLCESLHGIFHSRIEYPELSKLEQKVKA from the coding sequence TTGGGAAACGTACAGCGATATCTGGCGAAAGTAAAGGAACTGTTAGGAAATAGGCTGTTTAAACTGTTGTTATTTCTTTTGGTTGGCGTATTCAGCTACATAATGATGGTCTCGAATGTTACTCCTGAGAAAATAAATGTAAAACTGCTGGAGCCTGCTGAACAAACCATTAGAGCTACAAAAACGGTTGAAGATACATATCAAACCGAGTTAGAAAAGGATGAGGTAGCGAAGCAAGTTCCAGATGCATATACCTTGAAAAAAGAATATGCCCAGAATAAAGTTGATTTGATTTCTTCGATATTTGATTCGGGCCTTGAGGTCAAAAAAGAAATAGAAGATGAAGATGTAGAAAAGGCTAAGGAAAGTATTCCTGAACAGGCAGAGTCGTTGAAGGAAAAACTGACGGAAGAGGTAGCGAATGATCTTTCTGACTCAGTCTTCACCTCGCTGGTTAAGGCAAGTGAGCAGGAATTAAGAATTTCGAAGGACCTGACCATCACAGTCATTAATAAGGTCATGACGTCGTCTATTCCATCTAATGAAGTTGAAAATGCTAAGAGAAGGGCTGAAGAGGATCTGAAGCTAACCAGCCTCACGAAAGAAATGAAGCGAACGTCCATTGAGCTGGCACGATATGCGATTATTCAAAACTACTTTTTTGATCAAGAAAAAACAGAAGAGCAGCGGAGAAAGGTCATTGAAAGTGTCGAACCCGTGAAGATTCTTCAAGGGCAGATTATTGTTGAAGAAGGGCAATTAGTTGATCGTGAAATATATAGACAGCTTGAATTAGCTGGTTTCTTGAATGCGGAGGACAGTGTGCTTCCTTTCCTTGGTTTAGCATTATTTATCTTTGTTCTGATGGGTGGGTTTTATTACTATTTCCGCAGTCCAGATGCTGTGAAAACCAGTCAAAGTAATCAGATGCTGATCTTTATCATTACCTTTATGATAACGCTTGGAACAATGAAAATTATTAGTATGGTTGAGGAATTAAAATATGGTGAAATCTCATTTTTCTTTCCAATCGCTATGGCGGTTATGTTGGTAAGAATATTGCTAAATGAGCGGTACGCTATTGCGATGGCGGTTATTCTGGCCGGTTTTGGGACAATCCTCTTTAATGTCCATATACCAGGGAATTTAAACTTCTCTGTAGGTCTTTATTTTTTACTCAGTGGAATCAGTGCGATCATCATTCTGTCTAAGCGAAATTTTCAAGCTAAATTACTACAAGCAGGTCTTTTGCTTTCGGGGATGAATATTGTCATATTATTTGCGATTTTATTGATTACAAATGGTCATTATTCAGAGATTGAATATCTTTTCTATGTGCTGGGAGCTGGTATTTCCGGAATTGGGTCTTCAATCTTGACCATCGGTTTGCTGCCGTTTTTTGAAGCAGGTTTTGGGATTTTGTCCTCTTTAAAGCTGATTGAGTTATCGAATCCAAATCACCCGCTGCTGCGAAAAATACTAACCGATGCGCCTGGCACCTATCATCATAGCGTAATGGTTGCTAACTTGGCAGAAAGTGCCTGTGAAGCCATTGGGGCAAATGGGCTGCTTGCACGAGTTGGCTGTTATTATCATGATATTGGCAAAACACGCCGGCCGCAGTTTTTTATCGAAAATCAGCTGAATCAGGATAATCCACACGATAAACTGCCGCCAGGAACAAGTAAAGATATTATTATTGCTCATGCTGTTGATGGTGCGAATATGCTTAGAAAGGCAAAATTCCCGACTGAAATTGTTGATATTGCTGAGCAGCACCATGGAACAACCCTCCTAAAGTACTTTTATCATAAAGTGTGTAAAGATGGAGTAGAAATTAATGAAGCAGAATATCGTTATCCAGGCCCGAAAGCCCAAACAAAGGAAATAGCTGTTATTGGCATTGCTGACAGTGTTGAGGCGGCCGTTCGTTCCATGAATCATCCTACACAAGAAAAGATCGAAGAATTAGTCAAACAGATTATAAATGATCGAATACATGACAAACAGTTCGCAGAATGTGATATAACTATGAGGGAATTAAGTATAGTTCAGGACTCTTTATGTGAATCATTACATGGGATCTTCCATTCACGAATAGAGTACCCGGAACTGTCTAAATTAGAACAGAAGGTGAAAGCATGA
- a CDS encoding YaiI/YqxD family protein yields the protein MQNDVECKDMKDKPTIFVDADACPVKAETLKIAKRFTLPVTFVASYKNMMNEPEGHWVYVDADKEAADLHIINAVKQGDIAITADIGLAGTLLAKRVYVLSPRGKEYTEGNIYNLLDMRYQSAKLRRQGKHTKGPKAFTKEDRIQYTEELIRILSNHAGISDLLSN from the coding sequence ATGCAGAATGATGTAGAATGTAAAGATATGAAAGATAAACCAACCATTTTTGTAGACGCTGATGCTTGTCCTGTAAAGGCGGAAACACTGAAAATTGCTAAGCGGTTTACTTTACCTGTCACCTTTGTTGCTTCATATAAAAATATGATGAATGAGCCAGAGGGACATTGGGTTTACGTAGATGCGGATAAAGAAGCGGCTGATCTGCATATCATCAACGCAGTAAAACAAGGTGATATTGCCATTACTGCTGATATTGGACTTGCAGGAACCTTGCTTGCTAAACGCGTTTATGTTCTTTCTCCCAGGGGAAAGGAATATACAGAAGGCAATATTTATAACCTGTTGGATATGCGGTATCAATCTGCGAAACTTCGCAGACAGGGAAAGCATACCAAAGGACCCAAAGCATTTACGAAGGAAGACCGTATTCAATATACAGAAGAATTAATTAGAATTTTGTCGAATCATGCAGGAATTTCTGATCTTTTATCGAATTGA
- a CDS encoding cytidine deaminase, producing METSRLIEEAKIARERAYVPYSKFKVGAALLTTDGKVYHGCNIENAAYSMCNCAERTALFKAYSEGDKEYAAIAVVADTPGPTAPCGACRQVISELCPRDMKVILTNLNGDIKELTVEELLPGAFSPEDLNG from the coding sequence ATGGAAACATCCCGTTTAATTGAAGAAGCAAAGATTGCACGAGAAAGAGCGTACGTACCTTATTCTAAGTTTAAGGTTGGCGCGGCTTTGTTGACCACTGATGGAAAGGTGTACCATGGCTGTAATATCGAAAACGCTGCGTATTCTATGTGTAACTGTGCAGAGCGTACGGCGTTATTTAAAGCTTACTCTGAGGGAGACAAGGAGTATGCGGCTATTGCAGTTGTGGCTGATACGCCAGGTCCGACTGCTCCGTGCGGGGCTTGCCGTCAAGTCATTTCAGAGCTGTGCCCGCGCGATATGAAAGTTATTTTAACAAACTTAAACGGAGACATCAAAGAACTTACAGTAGAGGAATTGCTTCCAGGAGCTTTTTCACCGGAGGATTTAAATGGATAA
- a CDS encoding YqzL family protein: protein MLNFTWNVFSQTGNLDTYLLFKEIEVEGQDKPDTDEDLALMDSIS from the coding sequence ATGTTGAATTTTACCTGGAACGTGTTCAGCCAAACTGGTAATTTGGATACGTATCTTCTATTCAAGGAGATAGAGGTGGAAGGACAAGACAAACCCGATACAGACGAAGATCTAGCTTTAATGGATTCTATCTCTTAG
- a CDS encoding pyruvate, water dikinase regulatory protein translates to MGNSIIYVVSDSVGETADMVTKAAASQFASAAFSLKRIPYVEDEQHIEEVIGLAKLENGIIAYTLVKPAIRTYMKTRAEQEGIISYDILGPLIDILQVKSEVAPFNEPGMVRKLDEDYFKRVEAIEFAVKYDDGRDPRGILRADIVLVGVSRTSKTPLSQYLAHKRYRVANVPLVPEVDPPEELFLVSPEKCFGLKISPEKLNDIRRERLKTLGLNDQAIYANMERIKDELTYFDSIVSRLQCPIIDVTNKAVEETANTLINLINNRR, encoded by the coding sequence ATGGGGAATTCAATTATTTATGTAGTTTCCGATTCTGTAGGAGAAACGGCTGATATGGTTACTAAAGCTGCAGCCAGCCAATTTGCAAGTGCGGCTTTTTCTTTAAAGCGGATTCCATATGTAGAAGATGAACAACATATTGAAGAAGTAATCGGACTTGCAAAGCTTGAAAATGGAATTATTGCGTATACACTTGTGAAGCCTGCAATCAGAACGTATATGAAAACCAGAGCTGAGCAGGAAGGAATTATTTCTTATGACATCCTCGGACCATTAATTGATATTCTTCAAGTTAAATCAGAAGTGGCGCCCTTTAATGAACCTGGAATGGTGCGTAAACTGGATGAAGATTACTTCAAACGAGTTGAGGCAATTGAATTTGCCGTTAAATATGATGATGGACGAGACCCAAGAGGTATTTTAAGAGCAGATATCGTATTAGTCGGTGTATCGCGGACATCAAAAACACCGCTGTCCCAGTACCTAGCTCATAAACGATATCGTGTTGCCAATGTACCTTTAGTTCCAGAGGTAGATCCTCCGGAAGAATTGTTTTTGGTTTCACCAGAAAAGTGCTTCGGGTTAAAGATCAGTCCGGAGAAATTGAATGATATTCGCCGGGAACGCTTAAAAACTCTCGGATTGAATGATCAAGCCATCTATGCAAACATGGAGCGGATAAAAGATGAATTGACTTATTTCGATTCAATTGTCTCTCGTTTACAATGTCCTATTATTGATGTGACGAATAAAGCTGTTGAAGAAACAGCTAATACATTGATTAACCTTATTAATAACCGCCGCTAG
- a CDS encoding helix-turn-helix transcriptional regulator: protein MVIKIELSKRQERILQIVKQDGPITGEHIADQLNLTRATLRPDLAILTMAGFLDARPRVGYFYTGKSGTQLLTDSLNHIYVKDYQSIPVVVDESISVYDAIVTMFLEDVGTLFVVDKHALLVGVLSRKDLLRASIGKQELTTIPVNIIMTRMPNITVCTREDLLIDVAKKLIEKQIDALPVVKETEKGFEVTGRVTKSNITKAFLELAEESY, encoded by the coding sequence GTGGTGATTAAAATCGAACTGAGTAAACGTCAGGAACGAATATTGCAAATTGTTAAGCAAGATGGGCCAATTACGGGTGAACATATTGCTGATCAGCTTAATTTGACAAGGGCGACGCTAAGACCTGATTTAGCGATTTTGACGATGGCAGGTTTTCTTGATGCCAGACCACGAGTGGGTTATTTCTATACAGGAAAATCCGGAACACAATTATTAACGGACAGCTTAAATCATATCTATGTAAAAGATTATCAATCCATTCCTGTTGTGGTTGATGAGAGTATTTCAGTATATGATGCGATCGTTACCATGTTTTTGGAGGACGTAGGCACATTGTTTGTTGTTGATAAACATGCGCTGCTCGTCGGGGTGCTCTCGAGAAAAGATCTTTTACGAGCAAGCATTGGTAAACAGGAGCTGACAACCATTCCTGTTAATATTATTATGACGCGCATGCCAAACATTACGGTATGTACTCGAGAAGATCTGCTGATTGACGTGGCTAAGAAATTAATAGAAAAACAAATTGACGCCTTACCAGTTGTTAAAGAAACAGAGAAAGGCTTTGAAGTGACTGGACGAGTTACCAAATCCAATATTACAAAAGCTTTCCTTGAGTTAGCTGAAGAAAGCTACTAG
- the glyQ gene encoding glycine--tRNA ligase subunit alpha, with the protein MNIQNMILTLQQHWSNQGCILMNAYDVEKGAGTMSPYTFLRAIGPEPWSVAYVEPSRRPADGRYGENPNRLYQHHQFQVIMKPSPDNIQELYLESLKKLGINPLEHDIRFVEDNWENPSLGCAGLGWEVWLDGMEITQFTYFQQVGGLECKPVSVEITYGIERLASYIQDKENVFDLEWTEGFTVRDIFGMPEYEHSKYTFETSNLEMLFQLFTMYEKEAHRQMEEGLVHPAYDYVLKCSHVFNLLDAKGAISVTERTGYIGRCRNLARKVAKTFYDEREKLGFPILAKKGEEEA; encoded by the coding sequence ATGAATATTCAAAACATGATTTTAACTTTACAGCAGCATTGGTCCAATCAAGGTTGTATCTTAATGAATGCTTATGATGTAGAGAAAGGTGCAGGAACAATGAGTCCATATACGTTTTTACGGGCAATCGGACCTGAGCCGTGGAGCGTGGCGTATGTAGAGCCATCTCGCAGACCCGCTGACGGACGTTATGGTGAAAACCCTAACCGGCTTTATCAGCATCACCAATTTCAAGTGATTATGAAACCTTCACCTGACAATATTCAGGAACTTTACTTAGAATCTTTAAAGAAACTGGGAATTAATCCGCTTGAACATGATATACGTTTTGTTGAAGATAACTGGGAAAATCCGTCGCTTGGTTGTGCTGGACTGGGCTGGGAAGTGTGGCTTGATGGGATGGAAATTACTCAATTTACGTACTTCCAGCAAGTAGGAGGACTTGAGTGTAAACCCGTTTCAGTTGAAATTACGTATGGTATCGAACGGTTAGCTTCATACATTCAGGATAAAGAGAATGTCTTTGATTTGGAATGGACCGAAGGCTTTACTGTTCGTGATATCTTTGGGATGCCTGAATATGAACATTCAAAGTATACATTTGAAACGTCTAATTTAGAGATGTTGTTCCAACTATTTACGATGTATGAAAAAGAAGCTCATCGTCAAATGGAGGAAGGGCTCGTACATCCTGCTTATGATTATGTACTTAAATGCTCTCATGTCTTTAACCTTCTGGATGCTAAAGGAGCAATTTCGGTTACGGAAAGAACGGGCTATATCGGCAGATGCCGTAATCTTGCACGGAAGGTTGCTAAAACCTTCTATGATGAACGGGAAAAGCTTGGCTTCCCAATCTTAGCTAAGAAAGGAGAGGAAGAAGCATGA
- the recO gene encoding DNA repair protein RecO: protein MLQKCEGIVIRRTDYGENNKIVTIYTREFGKIGVMARGAHKPSSRLSAVTQLFYYGYFLFMPSKGLGGLQQGEMIDSMRSIREDIFATAYASYVVELLDKSVDDRTANPYLFELLHQTLHYIDEGYDPEVLKFIFEMKMLQVNGLNPVLDQCAVCGTTEGEFSFSIKEGGFICQKCLQRDRYHLKISQTSVKLLRLFYYFDLSRLGNISIKPETKKELQKIIDAYYDEYSGLHLKSKKFLKQMDAMKDVLGKRET from the coding sequence TTGCTTCAAAAATGTGAAGGTATCGTCATACGGCGGACTGATTATGGAGAAAACAATAAAATAGTCACTATATATACCCGTGAGTTTGGAAAGATTGGTGTGATGGCACGGGGTGCTCATAAACCGAGCAGCCGGCTTTCCGCCGTCACCCAGCTTTTCTACTACGGGTATTTTCTATTTATGCCTTCAAAAGGACTCGGCGGCTTACAGCAAGGGGAAATGATTGATTCAATGCGTTCGATTAGAGAAGACATTTTTGCAACGGCCTACGCTTCGTATGTCGTTGAATTGCTTGATAAAAGTGTCGATGACCGAACAGCGAATCCCTATCTTTTTGAGTTGCTGCATCAAACGCTGCATTATATCGATGAAGGCTATGATCCAGAAGTGTTAAAGTTTATTTTTGAAATGAAAATGCTTCAGGTTAACGGGTTGAATCCAGTTCTCGATCAATGTGCGGTTTGTGGAACAACTGAGGGAGAGTTTTCCTTTTCTATTAAAGAAGGCGGCTTTATCTGCCAGAAATGCTTGCAGCGCGATCGATATCATTTAAAAATTTCGCAAACAAGCGTTAAACTTCTTCGGCTGTTTTATTACTTTGATTTATCCAGGCTGGGCAATATTTCGATTAAACCGGAAACAAAGAAGGAACTACAGAAGATAATAGATGCATATTATGATGAATACTCCGGTCTGCATCTTAAATCAAAGAAATTTCTTAAGCAGATGGATGCGATGAAGGATGTCCTCGGTAAGCGGGAAACATAA
- the era gene encoding GTPase Era produces the protein MDKLVSDTQVKGFKSGFISIIGRPNVGKSTFLNRVIGQKIAIMSDKPQTTRNKVQGVLTTNDSQMIFIDTPGIHKPKHKLGDFMMKVATNTLKEVDLILFMINAVEGLGQGDQFIIEKLQTTKTPVFLVVNKIDQLHPDDLLPLIEKYQKLYPFTAIVPISALEGNNVETLLEQIKVHLPEGPQFYPADQVTDHPERFIISELIREKVLHLTREEIPHSVAVAIDSIKKMDNSDTINVMATIVVERDSQKGIVIGKQGKMLKEVGTRARVDIENLLGSKVFLEMWVKVQKDWRNKASQLRDFGFNEDEY, from the coding sequence ATGGATAAATTAGTAAGCGATACACAGGTAAAAGGATTTAAATCAGGTTTTATTTCGATTATTGGCCGTCCAAATGTCGGTAAAAGTACGTTTTTAAACCGCGTAATCGGGCAAAAAATTGCCATTATGAGCGATAAACCGCAGACAACACGTAATAAGGTTCAAGGGGTATTAACAACTAACGATTCGCAAATGATCTTTATCGATACACCAGGTATCCATAAACCAAAACATAAACTTGGCGATTTCATGATGAAGGTTGCTACGAATACACTTAAAGAAGTCGATTTAATTCTCTTTATGATAAATGCGGTTGAAGGTTTAGGACAAGGCGATCAATTTATCATCGAAAAGCTGCAAACAACAAAGACGCCTGTTTTCTTAGTGGTTAACAAAATCGATCAGCTGCACCCAGATGACCTGCTGCCATTGATTGAAAAATACCAAAAGCTATACCCGTTTACCGCAATTGTTCCAATTTCAGCGCTTGAAGGAAATAATGTGGAAACACTGCTTGAACAAATTAAAGTACACCTGCCAGAAGGACCGCAATTTTATCCAGCTGACCAGGTAACTGATCATCCAGAGCGTTTTATTATTTCTGAATTAATTCGTGAAAAGGTATTGCACCTTACACGGGAGGAGATTCCACATTCAGTAGCAGTGGCAATCGATTCGATTAAGAAAATGGATAATAGCGATACCATTAATGTAATGGCAACGATTGTGGTTGAACGTGATTCCCAAAAAGGCATTGTTATCGGCAAGCAAGGCAAGATGCTTAAAGAAGTGGGCACGAGAGCAAGAGTTGATATTGAGAATCTGCTGGGTTCTAAGGTCTTTCTTGAAATGTGGGTAAAGGTTCAAAAAGATTGGCGTAATAAAGCGTCACAGCTGCGTGACTTTGGTTTTAATGAAGATGAATATTGA